Below is a window of Desulfovibrio desulfuricans DNA.
AAATATATATACGTTCAGGATGAAGATTCAGTGTTCTTTCCACAAGGTTCCATTTGTGAAAGAGCGTTCCATTTGTTGTTATATATGCCTTGAGGCCAAGACTCTTTGTATATGCTATTTTTTCAATAATGTTTCTATCGGTAAAAACTTCCCCTGTTCCAATAAAATGGATGATCCCATCCTTCCTTTCTTTATAAAAGTCGTCAGCAATTTTTTTAAAGAGTTCAAAAGACATGATGCGTTTTTTATCAATATTCAGGCTGTATTGGCAAAAAACGCAGTTTGCATTGCATATATTGCTATTCTGAACAGGGATACACTGGGGAACCGGCAGGGGAACAAACGTGTGCCGCAGTGCGCAGCTTGCCTGGGAATGCAGCTCTGCCTTGGTGAGCATGTTTTGCATTTTTTCTTTTATGTCAGGGGCGGCCTGGCCCAAGGCCTGACAGGCCTGGTGCGGGTATTCTTCCGCATACCAGCGCAGAACGGCATCCAGCGGAAAGCCCGCAGGCATGGCTTCCGGATAGGGCAAAGCGTTGCGTAGAGCGGGGATTATGAGTTCTTTCTTGTCTTCGCTCTGTATCTCCGGCAGCAAGGCAAGCCATGCAAAAGCGCCGGATGTACCTGGGGTAAGCAATCTTTGCGCCAGTTCTATGGTGGGTTCCGTTATGTGTTCCAGTGGATCTTGTTCACCATTATTCCGTTTGTCGCAAGCTATGAGCGCCAGTACATGTTCCAGTGCCTTTATGGCGTTTCTGTCTGAATTGGCGCGTTCATACTGCCTGTACAGCAGCAAGGGGGTCCCGGCTATGCTGGCGATGGCGCAGCCGTTTTCAAGCAGCCTATGCCACAAGTCGAAATCCTGCACATAGTTCAGCGCCGGGCAGTATCCCTTCACTTTTTGCAGCGCTTCCGTACGGAACATGGCGGCTGGGTGGGGAATGGCGCGTCCCTGCCATGTGTAAATATCGAGGTTGATCATTTCGGGGGTGCAGGGGGGGCGCCATGACCAGCCATTTGGGGTTCCGTCCTTGTCAATGCCAAGGATACTGCCACCAAGGGCCGCCACATCTGGATGCCCCTCCATAAAAACAAGCTGACGGTAAAACCGGTCGGGCAGGGCTATGTCGTCCGCGTCCATCCGGGCGACATAGGGCGTATCCACTAGAGCAAGCCCCTTGTTCAGGGCGCCTGTTTGGCCGAGATTGCTCTCGTTCG
It encodes the following:
- a CDS encoding glycosyltransferase, with the translated sequence MIPRANIQPVCCDDLPVYACPTDQELRLVEESGLFDEAWYRRCYLLGRTATMPPLVHFLRYGPRKGYRPNEFFDPLLYLSAFPDALASGRNPLLHFLQHLDKDFYASSSDQRAQLPQYTKPPLTVLMSVFNGEAHLKEAVESILGQTFSNFIFLIIDNASEDATAAILAEHARNDSRIRVVTNESNLGQTGALNKGLALVDTPYVARMDADDIALPDRFYRQLVFMEGHPDVAALGGSILGIDKDGTPNGWSWRPPCTPEMINLDIYTWQGRAIPHPAAMFRTEALQKVKGYCPALNYVQDFDLWHRLLENGCAIASIAGTPLLLYRQYERANSDRNAIKALEHVLALIACDKRNNGEQDPLEHITEPTIELAQRLLTPGTSGAFAWLALLPEIQSEDKKELIIPALRNALPYPEAMPAGFPLDAVLRWYAEEYPHQACQALGQAAPDIKEKMQNMLTKAELHSQASCALRHTFVPLPVPQCIPVQNSNICNANCVFCQYSLNIDKKRIMSFELFKKIADDFYKERKDGIIHFIGTGEVFTDRNIIEKIAYTKSLGLKAYITTNGTLFHKWNLVERTLNLHPERIYISTPGFSADAYATLFGVNNYDEFFPALINFFQYKEKNCPQTHIGFGFRSNRTYEDVVNDDDYKKHVKYFVDNKIIFNELNRFEFDSWSGQIFSKAGSRIKIVDHSNTQSLCPKLYTPQLCTLADGSLKLCGCTYIKTEYDSMVIGNLASQTISECLSQESIHTMFKNYLIDKEIPEICRQCTRGHDR